In Halarcobacter bivalviorum, a genomic segment contains:
- a CDS encoding uracil-xanthine permease family protein yields MKPTDYNFRVKDSLLGIQFLFVAFGALVLVPILTGLDPNVALFTAGIGTLVFQFVNRGAIPPIFLASSFAFIAPIAHGVKTWGIAATMSGLVAAGLLYVALSFLIRLKGDGFLHKLLPPVVVGPVIMSIGLILSPVAVNMAMGKTGDGAIELIAFDKAIVISMVALFTMVFISLLGKGIFKLVPILGGIIAGYITALFYGVIDFSAVEKATWFAMPNFTAPEFNWQAILFILPIAIAPAIEHIGDMLAISNVTKKDYLKKPGLKNTLLGDGLATSIASLFGGPPNTTYSEVTGAVTVTKAYNPAIMTWAAICAILLAFVGKLGGLLATIPVPVMGGIMLLLFGIIASIGISTLVRADIDFNCPRNLVIVSMILVFSIGGMTFNFAGVPFSGIGLGAIIGIFLNLILPKARKEDHII; encoded by the coding sequence ATGAAACCTACTGACTATAACTTTAGAGTTAAAGACTCTCTTCTAGGTATTCAATTTCTATTTGTTGCTTTTGGTGCACTTGTTTTAGTTCCCATCTTAACTGGACTTGACCCAAATGTTGCATTATTTACAGCAGGAATTGGTACTTTAGTTTTTCAATTTGTGAATAGAGGTGCAATTCCTCCAATCTTTCTAGCTTCTTCGTTCGCTTTTATTGCTCCAATTGCACATGGTGTAAAGACTTGGGGAATAGCAGCAACTATGTCAGGACTTGTAGCAGCAGGTCTTTTATATGTAGCCCTTAGTTTTTTAATTAGATTAAAAGGTGATGGATTTTTACATAAATTATTACCACCTGTTGTTGTAGGGCCAGTTATTATGTCTATTGGTCTTATTCTTTCTCCTGTTGCTGTTAATATGGCTATGGGAAAAACAGGAGATGGTGCAATTGAGTTAATTGCTTTTGATAAAGCTATTGTTATTTCAATGGTAGCACTATTTACAATGGTATTTATCTCACTATTAGGAAAAGGAATTTTTAAATTAGTTCCTATTTTAGGTGGTATTATTGCAGGATATATTACAGCATTATTTTATGGGGTAATTGATTTTTCAGCAGTTGAAAAAGCTACTTGGTTTGCTATGCCTAATTTTACTGCACCAGAGTTTAACTGGCAAGCTATTTTATTTATTTTACCAATTGCAATTGCACCAGCAATAGAGCATATTGGAGATATGTTAGCTATTTCAAATGTTACAAAAAAAGATTATTTAAAAAAGCCAGGGCTTAAAAACACTCTATTAGGAGATGGTTTAGCAACATCAATTGCTTCACTTTTTGGTGGACCACCAAATACAACGTATTCAGAAGTAACAGGTGCTGTAACAGTTACAAAAGCTTATAATCCAGCAATTATGACTTGGGCAGCAATTTGTGCTATTTTATTAGCTTTTGTTGGTAAATTAGGTGGTTTATTAGCAACAATTCCAGTTCCAGTTATGGGTGGAATTATGCTTTTATTATTTGGAATTATTGCAAGTATTGGTATCTCTACTTTAGTTAGGGCTGATATTGATTTTAATTGTCCAAGAAATTTAGTTATTGTATCAATGATTTTAGTTTTCTCAATTGGAGGAATGACTTTTAACTTTGCAGGAGTTCCTTTCTCAGGAATTGGGCTTGGTGCAATTATTGGTATTTTCTTAAATCTTATTTTACCTAAAGCAAGAAAAGAAGACCATATTATATAG
- the upp gene encoding uracil phosphoribosyltransferase: MYKESTNVVVKHLVNRLRDVRTASNEFRLTIEEISRIIAAEALQDFQTITTNIETWQGPLDVEMLEVQKLVLVPILRAGEPMLTGILRTLPYAKSGFLAMKRDEETALSKLFYENIPNLEGKTVLLLDPMIATGGSLIDGIDYLKEKGAQRIVSLNILGAPEGIEAVQKAHPDVDIYIAQIDERLDDNKYIRPGLGDAGDRAFNTNA, from the coding sequence ATGTATAAAGAAAGTACAAATGTGGTTGTTAAACATCTTGTAAATAGACTAAGAGATGTTAGAACTGCTTCAAATGAATTTAGACTTACTATAGAAGAAATCTCAAGAATTATTGCAGCTGAAGCTTTACAAGATTTTCAAACTATTACTACAAATATTGAAACATGGCAAGGTCCTTTAGATGTGGAGATGTTAGAAGTTCAAAAACTTGTTCTTGTTCCAATTTTAAGAGCTGGAGAACCAATGCTTACTGGTATTTTAAGAACTCTTCCATATGCAAAAAGTGGATTCTTAGCAATGAAAAGAGATGAAGAGACTGCTTTATCTAAACTATTTTATGAAAATATACCAAACTTAGAAGGTAAAACTGTTTTATTATTAGATCCAATGATTGCTACAGGTGGTTCTTTAATTGATGGTATTGATTATTTAAAAGAAAAAGGTGCTCAAAGAATTGTTTCTTTAAATATTTTAGGTGCACCTGAAGGTATTGAAGCTGTTCAAAAAGCTCATCCTGATGTAGATATATATATTGCACAAATTGACGAAAGACTAGATGATAATAAATATATTAGACCAGGTCTTGGAGATGCAGGAGATAGAGCATTTAATACTAACGCTTAG
- a CDS encoding GDP-L-fucose synthase — MKKTVSILGTGWLGFPLAKSFQKEFNVKVSMRDETKKQEYINEGFIPYLLNEEKLDFLDELLETDYLFINFPPSKFKDFKSFLEKIYSHEKLTKIKKIIFVSSTSIYPDEEKTFTEDEVFTNPKSQKIYEIEKLIEDKTDIIFRCAGLMGAKRISGRYFAGKELDCEDVKVNYVHLDDVILATHFVIEKDLEGIFNLCSHEHPTRKDLYFKNAEEFGFDKPIFSEKKRYLERLIDGSKIEKVGFKYKYPNPLEYKY, encoded by the coding sequence ATGAAAAAAACAGTTTCAATATTAGGTACAGGTTGGCTAGGTTTTCCCCTTGCTAAATCCTTCCAAAAAGAGTTTAATGTAAAAGTCTCTATGAGAGATGAAACAAAAAAACAAGAGTATATAAATGAGGGATTTATCCCTTATTTATTAAATGAAGAGAAGTTAGATTTTTTAGATGAACTTCTTGAAACAGACTATCTTTTTATCAATTTCCCACCTTCAAAATTTAAAGATTTTAAAAGTTTTTTAGAAAAAATTTATTCCCATGAAAAATTAACAAAGATTAAAAAAATTATTTTTGTAAGTTCTACTTCTATTTATCCAGATGAGGAAAAAACATTTACAGAAGATGAAGTTTTTACAAATCCTAAATCACAAAAAATTTATGAGATTGAAAAATTGATAGAGGATAAAACAGATATTATTTTTAGATGTGCTGGTCTTATGGGTGCAAAAAGAATATCTGGAAGATATTTTGCTGGTAAAGAGCTTGATTGTGAAGATGTAAAAGTAAACTATGTTCATTTGGATGATGTTATATTAGCAACTCATTTTGTAATAGAAAAAGATTTAGAAGGAATTTTTAATCTTTGTAGCCATGAACATCCAACAAGAAAAGATCTTTATTTTAAAAATGCAGAAGAGTTCGGTTTTGATAAACCAATTTTTAGTGAAAAAAAGAGATATCTTGAGAGATTAATAGATGGAAGTAAAATAGAGAAAGTAGGGTTTAAATATAAATATCCAAACCCTTTAGAGTATAAATACTAA
- a CDS encoding ion transporter, producing the protein MSVIEKIEKIRDAKWFSNLTTFIILAYASVLGFKTIDEVEANYAIFLQFADAFVTIYFIFEIAIKMAAEKKFINFFKSGWNVFDFTIVVITLLPLEQSGFAAIARMLRVFRVLRLFTARPELKAIIDMLIKAIPSIIDIVILMFIIFYIYAIIGNFYFQDLPSGLWKDFLVSMLTLFRVLTFEDWTDVMYEAMEVYPMAWIYFVSFVIIAAFVFFNLFVAVIIGEMQKIQEADFHDEVHEDSKKLDILLEEMRTLKEEIKELKKKE; encoded by the coding sequence ATGAGTGTAATTGAAAAGATTGAAAAAATTAGAGACGCTAAGTGGTTCTCTAATCTAACAACTTTTATTATTTTAGCTTATGCTTCAGTTTTAGGATTTAAAACAATTGATGAAGTAGAAGCAAATTATGCAATATTTTTACAGTTTGCAGATGCTTTTGTAACTATATATTTCATTTTTGAAATAGCTATTAAGATGGCAGCAGAAAAGAAGTTTATAAACTTCTTTAAATCAGGTTGGAATGTTTTTGATTTCACTATTGTTGTAATAACTTTATTACCTTTAGAACAATCAGGATTTGCAGCAATTGCAAGGATGCTAAGAGTATTTAGAGTATTAAGATTATTTACTGCAAGACCAGAATTAAAAGCAATTATTGATATGCTAATTAAAGCTATTCCTTCAATAATTGATATTGTGATTTTAATGTTTATTATTTTCTATATTTATGCAATTATAGGAAACTTCTATTTCCAAGATTTACCATCTGGATTATGGAAAGATTTCTTAGTTTCAATGCTTACACTATTTAGGGTTCTTACTTTTGAAGACTGGACGGATGTAATGTATGAAGCAATGGAAGTTTATCCAATGGCTTGGATATATTTTGTATCTTTTGTAATTATTGCAGCTTTTGTATTTTTCAATTTGTTTGTTGCAGTTATTATTGGAGAGATGCAAAAAATTCAAGAAGCAGACTTCCATGATGAAGTTCACGAAGATAGCAAAAAATTAGATATTCTTTTAGAAGAGATGAGAACTTTAAAAGAAGAGATTAAAGAATTAAAGAAAAAAGAGTAA
- a CDS encoding DUF423 domain-containing protein has protein sequence MEINKNVRFFLTISSIMMALAIAIGAFGAHGLKSIVSEQLLVTYNTGVEYHFYNTLGLFAATFMIYLKPESKSVRVSAWLILIGMIIFSFSLYALVLLNMPILGAITPIGGTLLIIAWIMLAISFYKEK, from the coding sequence ATGGAAATAAATAAAAATGTTAGATTCTTTCTAACAATTTCTTCTATTATGATGGCTTTAGCCATTGCAATCGGGGCTTTTGGAGCTCATGGTTTAAAATCAATTGTATCAGAACAACTTTTAGTTACATACAATACTGGTGTTGAATATCATTTCTATAATACTTTAGGTTTATTTGCAGCAACTTTTATGATCTATTTAAAACCAGAATCAAAAAGTGTAAGAGTATCTGCATGGCTTATTTTAATAGGAATGATAATTTTTTCATTTTCATTGTATGCGTTAGTATTATTAAATATGCCTATTTTAGGTGCAATTACTCCTATTGGAGGAACACTTTTAATTATCGCATGGATAATGTTAGCAATTTCATTTTATAAGGAAAAGTAG